In Rhodococcus pseudokoreensis, the DNA window GGTATCGACGTCCTCGGCGACGCGGTGACGATCGAGAACTACGCCCGGCAACTGTGGGCGCCGCTGCTCGCCGCCGAGACGGTGGCGCAGCCGTGACCGGCGCGCGGGGCTTCGACCTGCTCGGTCCGCTGCCGGAGGGCACGACGGTGCTCGAGGCGAGCGCCGGTACCGGCAAGACGTACGCGATCGTCAGGCTCGCCGCCCGCTTCGTCGCCGAGGGACGTGTCGACCTGTCGCAGTTGTTGCTGGTGACGTTCAGCCGCGCGGCGACGCAGGAGCTGCGGGAACGCACTCGTGAGCGATTCGGTTCCGCCGCAGCCGCATTGGCCGACCCCGCGGCGGCCCGGGTGAGCGCGGACCACGTGATCCGGCACCTCGCCGAGGCCGACGCCGACGAGGTGACGCTGCGCCGCCGGCGCCTGCTGCAGGCACTGTCGGACTTCGACGCCGCCACCATCGTCACCACCCACAGCTTCTGCCAGCGCATGCTCGACGGACTCGGGATCGCGGGCGAACGCGACCCCGACACGGTGCTCGTCGAGGCCGCCGACGACCTCACCACGGAGGTGATCGCCGACCTGTACCTCCGGGCGTACAGTCGCGCCGACTCCGCCCCGATCACGCCGGCGGAGGCCACCGCCGCGGCCCGCGCCGCCATCTTCGACCCGCAGGCCGTGCTCGCCCCGGAGGATGCGCGGGGCACCCCGGCCGGAGATCGGGTGGCGTTCGCCGAGGCGGTCCGCGCCGAAGTCGAGCGCCGCAAACGCGCGGTGGGTTTGCGTGACTTCGACGATCTCCCGATGCTCCTCCACCGCGTCCTCAGCGATCCCGAGCACGGTGCGGCGGCCTGCAGGCGGGTCCGCGAACGCTACAGTGTCGTGCTCGTCGACGAGTTCCAGGACACCGACCCCCTGCAATGGGACATCCTGCGCCGCACATTCCACGGCAGCGGAACGCTGGTGCTCGTCGGCGATCCGAAGCAGGCGATCTACGCGTTCCGCGGGGCCGAGGTGCTCAGCTATCTGGACGCGGTGCGCTCCGCCGACCGGCACCAGGAATTGACCACCAACTGGCGCAGCGATCAGGAACTCCTCGACGGCCTCGAATACCTGCACGGCGGCGCCGCACTCGGGCATCCCGAGATCGTCGTGCACCGCGTCGACGGCGCGCGGCCGAAGTCGCGCCTGACGGGTGCCGTGCCGCTGCGACTGCGGTACCTGCCGCGGACCGGCGCCGGGCCACTCAACAAGTCGGGATACCCGGCGGTGGGGGCGCTCCGGAAGAAGATCGCCGCCGACCTCGCCGCCGACATCGTGGCCCTCCTCGACGGCGGCGCGACACTCGACGTCGGCGCGACACTCGACGTCGGGGGAACCGTCCGACTCGTCGAGCCCGGCGACATCGCGGTCCTGGTGCGCACCAACGCGCAGATCACCCTGGTCCACGACGCCCTCGACCGGGCCGGGGTGCCGTCCGTGCTCGCCGGCGGGGCCAGCGTCTTCACCACTCCCGCTGCGCAGCACTGGCTCTGGCTCCTGCAGGCCATCGAGCAGCCGCACCGTTCCGACCGGGTGCGGCTGGCCGCGCTCACCCCGCTGCTCGGCCACACGGCCGAAGCACTCGACGCCCGCGGCGACGATATCGTCGCGGAGGTCGGCGGGCAGCTCCGGGAGCTCGGCTCGGTGTTCGCGAAGTCCGGTTTCGCAGCGCTGTTCGAACGACTGTCCGCGGTAGGCGCGCTGGAGGCGAGACTGCTCCGGGTGGCGGCGGGCGAGCGGGCGCTGACCGATCTCCGGCACGTGGCGCAGTTGCTCAACGGTGCCGCCGTCGAGCAGTCGCTCGGCCTGACGGCGGTCACCCGCTGGCTCACCGAACGCATGAAGGATCCGACGTCGGGCGGGGTGGACCGCAGCCGGCGGCTCGACAG includes these proteins:
- a CDS encoding UvrD-helicase domain-containing protein, translated to MGAAARRRDGGAAVTGARGFDLLGPLPEGTTVLEASAGTGKTYAIVRLAARFVAEGRVDLSQLLLVTFSRAATQELRERTRERFGSAAAALADPAAARVSADHVIRHLAEADADEVTLRRRRLLQALSDFDAATIVTTHSFCQRMLDGLGIAGERDPDTVLVEAADDLTTEVIADLYLRAYSRADSAPITPAEATAAARAAIFDPQAVLAPEDARGTPAGDRVAFAEAVRAEVERRKRAVGLRDFDDLPMLLHRVLSDPEHGAAACRRVRERYSVVLVDEFQDTDPLQWDILRRTFHGSGTLVLVGDPKQAIYAFRGAEVLSYLDAVRSADRHQELTTNWRSDQELLDGLEYLHGGAALGHPEIVVHRVDGARPKSRLTGAVPLRLRYLPRTGAGPLNKSGYPAVGALRKKIAADLAADIVALLDGGATLDVGATLDVGGTVRLVEPGDIAVLVRTNAQITLVHDALDRAGVPSVLAGGASVFTTPAAQHWLWLLQAIEQPHRSDRVRLAALTPLLGHTAEALDARGDDIVAEVGGQLRELGSVFAKSGFAALFERLSAVGALEARLLRVAAGERALTDLRHVAQLLNGAAVEQSLGLTAVTRWLTERMKDPTSGGVDRSRRLDSDAAAVQIATVHASKGLEFPLVYLPYAWDAATISKPSKLLLHDDDGRRVLDVGGPGSPGYADRRNRHDAEEAGEELRLLYVAVTRAMCGLVMWWAPAFTTAGAPLHRMILGRPPGQREVPQKVAVPEDPIVAERLSAWGTAAPETVTVEAVGSESIPRVDWTPQRDPSGDLEAARFRRLLDTRWRRTSYSALTASAHDAPAVGSEAEVEEKTDEPDEPPLHAPGDVTTGLPSTMNELPGGATFGTLVHAVFEIVDTAAPDLDDEVLRCCRDVIASTLSDVDPAQLATALVPVLRTPLGAGALADLAPADLLAELDFELPLAGGDTPSLTVMLDGIGRLLRTHLPDDDPLRSYADAVQTLEPTPLRGYLTGSIDAVLRLPGPRYVVVDYKTNRLAQGDLTTAHYTRERMAAEMLRAHYPLQALLYSVALHRYLRWRQPDYDPAVHLGGVQYLFVRGMVGPGTPPGCGVFDWAPPAALITELSDLLSGSASTQAAAR